A single region of the Procambarus clarkii isolate CNS0578487 chromosome 94, FALCON_Pclarkii_2.0, whole genome shotgun sequence genome encodes:
- the LOC123747325 gene encoding dynein light chain Tctex-type protein 2B, producing the protein MMAGAAVADQNATFQIRPDLKDKFRSSVVRDVIHNTLVENLTGFVYSLEAGDEMSKSLADLLRNKLLDLNLPRYKFLVNIVIGEQRGEGVKVGARCLWDADTDNYASDVFLAETFFCSAAVFGVYFY; encoded by the exons ATGATGGCGGGTGCAGCAGTTGCTGACCAAAATGCCACGTTTCAGATCAGACCCGACCTAAAGGATAA GTTCCGAAGCAGTGTAGTTCGTGATGTGATCCACAACACTTTGGTGGAGAACCTCACAGGGTTTGTGTATAGTCTTGAAGCTGGAGATGAAATGTCCAAGTCCTTGGCTGACCTTCTCAGAAATAAACTTTTAG ATTTAAACCTTCCTCGGTACAAGTTTCTTGTAAATATTGTAATTGGTGAGCAGCGAGGTGAAGGTGTTAAGGTTGGTGCTCGGTGTTTATGGGATGCTGATACTGACAATTATGCTTCTGATGTATTTTTGGCG GAAACGTTCTTCTGCTCAGCTGCAGTATTCGGTGTCTACTTTTATTGA